One Helicoverpa armigera isolate CAAS_96S chromosome 12, ASM3070526v1, whole genome shotgun sequence DNA window includes the following coding sequences:
- the LOC110374321 gene encoding skin secretory protein xP2, which produces MRHMLVAASLVALLAFAYAEEAKEAEKEVAVTDNKEAAADDKKHEKRGVFDIGLGYGHGGHGGFGGGFDGGFGGGYGGHDTHSHKTITVVKNVPVPYPVEKHIPYPVEKKVPVPVKVHVPAPYPVVKHVPYPVKEIVKVPVHVPQPYPVEKKVPYPVHVPVDRPVPVKVYVPQPYPVEKKVHVPVKVHVPAPYPVEKKVPYPVKVPVHVPAPYPVYKEVPYPVKVPVDRPYPVHIPKPVPYPVEKPVPYPVEKPVPYPVKVPVDRPVPVHVEKPVPYPVKVPVPAPYPVEKHIPYPVEKPVPYPVKVPVDRPYPVHIEKHVPVHVEKPVPYPVKVPVPVVIGHGHGHEYGHHDSY; this is translated from the exons ATGAGGCACATG CTCGTGGCCGCCAGTCTGGTGGCTCTCTTGGCCTTCGCTTACGCCGAAGAAGCTAAGGAAGCAGAAAAAGAAGTGGCAGTGACCGATAACAAGGAAGCTGCGGCGGACGACAAGAAGCACGAGAAACGAGGAGTGTTCGACATCGGACTGGGCTACGGTCACGGCGGTCACGGAGGATTCGGTGGTGGTTTCGATGGCGGCTTTGGCGGCGGTTACGGTGGACACGACACCCACTCCCACAAGACCATCACTGTGGTCAAGAACGTACCTGTCCCCTACCCCGTAGAGAAGCACATCCCCTACCCGGTAGAGAAGAAGGTTCCTGTGCCCGTCAAGGTGCACGTTCCCGCTCCCTACCCCGTCGTCAAACACGTTCCTTACCCAGTCAAAGAGATCGTCAAGGTACCCGTGCATGTGCCCCAACCCTACCCCGTTGAGAAGAAGGTACCTTACCCCGTCCATGTGCCAGTAGACAGGCCCGTCCCCGTCAAGGTATACGTACCTCAGCCCTACCCCGTTGAGAAGAAGGTGCACGTACCCGTCAAGGTCCATGTGCCAGCTCCTTACCCAGTAGAAAAGAAGGTACCTTACCCCGTGAAGGTTCCAGTCCATGTGCCTGCCCCATACCCCGTGTACAAGGAAGTGCCTTACCCCGTAAAGGTCCCCGTTGACAGGCCTTACCCCGTGCACATTCCCAAGCCTGTGCCTTACCCAGTTGAGAAGCCAGTGCCTTACCCCGTAGAAAAGCCCGTCCCCTACCCCGTCAAGGTCCCAGTCGACCGCCCCGTGCCTGTGCACGTTGAGAAGCCAGTGCCCTACCCCGTGAAGGTGCCCGTGCCAGCGCCTTACCCCGTCGAGAAGCACATCCCCTACCCAGTGGAGAAGCCCGTGCCCTACCCCGTGAAGGTGCCCGTCGACAGGCCCTACCCAGTCCACATCGAGAAGCACGTGCCAGTCCATGTTGAGAAGCCCGTGCCTTACCCAGTGAAAGTACCAGTCCCCGTTGTTATCGGTCACGGACACGGCCACGAATATGGTCATCATGATAGCTACTAA